The following coding sequences lie in one Vespula pensylvanica isolate Volc-1 chromosome 7, ASM1446617v1, whole genome shotgun sequence genomic window:
- the LOC122630761 gene encoding chromodomain-helicase-DNA-binding protein Mi-2 homolog isoform X1, protein MASDEEVEESYAGEDDLDETGGQVSNISQQVDGSSDAEKSPILEEDDDYEPEERKKKKGKKRKARSEDKKGKKKKKKKKSDSGDESDFGGGDVGDAAGDDSDYAGNRKSRKSSSRKSSSHNESATQGQEPTTGMPTIEEVCNTFGLTDVQIEYSDADFQNLTTYKLFQQHVRPLLAKENPKVPMSKLMMLVAAKWRDFSELNPHTQPDADASSTNVDDDSRNVRTNRSGPVQEAEDEEDDDEDSDRKRKSRGTRAKKGKKASKVPTLKIKLGKRKRGSSDEEAEGSGAGSDRDSDMEFEQMLANAEKGSGGDGNMKAGAEEGEVEPPAEPPVRRKAKTKIGNKTKKKKKTKTTSKFPDGEEGLQTDHQDYCEVCQQGGEIILCDTCPRAYHLVCLEPELEETPEGKWSCPHCEGEGIAGAAEDDDEHMEFCRVCKDGGELLCCDSCTSAYHTHCLNPPLSEIPDGDWKCPRCSCPPLRGKVAKILTWRWKECPETPSEEPSTSKAAPKQRKIREFFVKWADMSYWHCDWVTELQLDVFHPLMFRNYSRKYDMDEPPKLEEPLDESDSRVKRLKEQDGATNRDEYNLEERFYRYGVRPEWLVVHRVINHRLQRDGRAIYLVKWRELGYDQATWEDEHEDIPGLKQAIEYYLDLRAANCCDGSSSRKGKKGKGKKSKTRELIDDEERTPKRYTPPPDKPTTDLKKKYERQPEYLDQTGMQLHPYQLEGLNWLRYSWGQGIDTILADEMGLGKTIQTITFLYSLYKEGHCKGPFLVSVPLSTIINWEREFETWAPDFYCVTYVGDKDSRMVIRENELSFEEGAVRGIRASKIRSSQIKFNVLLTSYELISIDSACLGSIDWAVLVVDEAHRLKSNQSKFFRLLASYNIAYKLLLTGTPLQNNLEELFHLLNFLCRDKFNDLAAFQNEFADISKEEQVKKLHEMLGPHMLRRLKADVLKNMPSKSEFIVRVELSPMQKKYYKYILTRNFEALNPKGGGQQVSLLNIMMDLKKCCNHPYLFPAASQEAPTGPNGNYETSALIKAAGKLVLLSKMLKKLRDDGHRVLIFSQMTKMLDILEDYLEGEGYKYERIDGNITGAQRQEAIDRFNAPGAQQFVFLLSTRAGGLGINLATADTVIIYDSDWNPHNDIQAFSRAHRIGQANKVMIYRFVTRNSVEERVTQVAKRKMMLTHLVVRPGMGGKGANFSKQELDDILRFGTEELFKEEEGKEDEAIHYDDKAVAELLDRSKEGIEQKENWANEYLSSFKVASYVTKEGETEEEADTEIIKQEAENTDPAYWIKLLRHHYEQQQEDIARTLGKGKRVRKQVNYNDGGVTGDQGARDDQPWQENLSDYNSDFSAPSDDDKEDDDFDEKGDGDLLSRRSRRRLERRDEKDRPLPPLLARVNGNIEVLGFNARQRKAFLNAIMRYGMPPQDAFNSQWLVRDLRGKSEKNFKAYVSLFMRHLCEPGADNAETFADGVPREGLSRQHVLTRIGVMSLIRKKVQEFEHINGYYSMPEMIRKPVEPVKVDATGDAATGTSSTSATPATSNAPSPSPAATPTPTSASGTMTSENNKANADSSETKDSKDDQKEKEGNDSKDPKEDSKDKEEDDGSKDKEKDKEDIKKEIKKEIKKEEKEMEIDISDKDKDKNDGKDEKGSTKHDVKTETGENKQKESEEDVVIVKDDEEETEKREDKDTKEKDTKDCDSEILKPKRKFMFNIADGGFTELHTLWLNEEKAAVPGREYEIWHRRHDYWLLAGIVTHGYGRWQDIQNDIRFAIINEPFKMDVGKGNFLEIKNKFLARRFKLLEQALVIEEQLRRAAYLNLTQDPNHPAMSLNARFAEVECLAESHQHLSKESLAGNKPANAVLHKVLNQLEELLSDMKSDVSRLPATLARIPPVAQRLQMSERSILSRLAATAPGGNSSQAGQAALLAQQFPAGFSGGQLPATFAGAANFGNFRPQYSVPGQPPQGFTGQ, encoded by the exons ATGGCATCGGACGAAGAGGTGGAAGAAAGCTACGCGG GAGAAGATGATCTGGATGAAACTGGAGGTCAGGTTTCTAATATTAGTCAACAAGTAGATGGCTCATCTGATGCAGAGAAATCTCCAATATTA gaagaagatgatgattatgaacctgaggaaagaaaaaagaagaagggtaaAAAACGGAAAGCACGCAGTGAGGATAAAAaaggcaagaaaaagaagaaaaagaaaaagtctgATTCTGGagat GAAAGTGATTTCGGTGGTGGAGATGTTGGCGATGCAGCAGGTGATGACAGCGACTATGCAGGCAACAGGAAGAGCAGAAAGTCTTCGTCGAGGAAATCATCGAGTCATAATGAGTCAGCTACACAAGGGCAGGAACCCACAACTGGAATGCCAACAATAGAAGAAGTGTGCAACACCTTTGGTTTAACTGATGTACAAATAGAATACTCTGATGcagattttcaaaatttaacgACATACAAACTGTTTCAACAACATGTTAGACCACTTTTAGCAAAAGAAAATCCTAAA GTTCCCATGTCCAAACTGATGATGCTGGTAGCAGCTAAGTGGCGAGACTTCTCCGAGCTGAATCCACACACCCAACCGGATGCAGATGCGTCGTCTACAAATGTGGATGACGATAGCAGAAATGTAAGAACAAATCGCAGTGGACCGGTGCAAGAGGCCGAGGAtgaagaggacgacgacgaggatagTGATCGAAAAAGGAAGTCTAGAGGAACTAGGGctaaaaaaggcaaaaaagcATCTAAAGTACCAACGCTTAAAATAAAACTTGGAAAACGTAAAAGGGGAAGTTCA GATGAAGAGGCGGAGGGAAGCGGGGCAGGGTCTGATCGCGATTCCGACATGGAGTTCGAACAAATGCTGGCCAATGCAGAAAAAGGATCTGGTGGGGATGGAAACATGAAGGCAGGCGCAGAAGAGGGTGAGGTTGAACCACCGGCAGAACCTCCTGTTCGCAGAAAGGCAAAGACTAAGATCGGCAACAAaactaagaagaaaaagaagacaaaaactACATCTAAATTTCCAGATGGAGAAGAAGGTCTTCAG ACTGATCATCAAGATTACTGCGAAGTGTGTCAACAAGGTGGAGAAATCATATTATGTGATACCTGCCCAAGAGCATATCATTTGGTGTGTTTAGAACCTGAATTAGAAGAAACACCAGAAGGAAAATGGAGTTGTCCTCATTGCGAAGGAGAAGGTATTGCAG GTGCAGCAGAAGATGACGATGAACATATGGAGTTTTGTAGAGTGTGTAAAGATGGTGGTGAATTGTTGTGTTGTGATAGTTGCACAAGTGCTTATCACACACATTGTTTAAATCCTCCCCTGTCAGAAATTCCAGATGGTGACTGGAAATGTCCTAGGTGTTCTTGTCCGCCATTACGTGGCAAAG TTGCAAAAATATTAACGTGGAGGTGGAAAGAATGCCCGGAAACGCCATCAGAAGAACCTTCAACAAGCAAAGCAGCACCAAAGCAACGTAAAATACGCGAGTTTTTCGTAAAGTGGGCCGATATGTCTTATTGGCATTGTGATTGGGTCACAGAACTACAATTGGATGTTTTCCATCCACTTATGTTCAG AAATTACTCGCGTAAATACGATATGGATGAACCGCCGAAATTAGAAGAACCATTGGATGAAAGTGACTCTCGTGTAAAGAGATTGAAAGAACAAGATGGTGCTACTAATAGAGatgaatataatttagaaGAACGATTTTATCGTTATGGTGTACGTCCTGAATGGCTCGTTGTTCATCGAGTCATTAACCACAGACTTCAACGAGACGGTCGAGCGATATATCTTGTTAAATGGAGAGAACTAGGCTACGATCAAGCTACTTGGGAAGATGAACACGAAGATATACCAGGATTGAAACAAGCTATAGAATATTACTTAGATTTAAGGGCAGCAAATTGTTGCGATGGTAGTTCGTCTCGTAAGGGTAAGAAAG GTAAGGGTAAAAAGTCTAAAACACGCGAACTCATCGATGACGAAGAGAGAACACCGAAACGTTACACACCACCGCCAGATAAACCAACTACCGATCTTAAGAAAAAGTACGAACGTCAACCGGAGTATTTGGATCAAACAGGAATGCAGTTACATCCTTATCAATTAGAG GGTTTAAATTGGTTGAGGTATTCATGGGGACAAGGCATAGATACTATATTAGCGGATGAAATGGGTCTAGGCAAAACTATACAAACCATaacgtttttatattctctttataaAGAAGGCCACTGTAAAGGACCTTTTCTTGTATCTGTTCCACTCTCAACGATTATTAATTGGGAACGTGAATTTGAAACTTGGGCACCTGACTTTTACTGCGTTACCTATGTTG GTGACAAAGATAGCAGAATGGTGATCCGTGAAAACGAATTGTCCTTTGAAGAAGGAGCTGTTCGTGGCATCCGAGCATCTAAGATTAGATCGTCTCAAATAAAGTTTAACGTATTATTAACAAGTTACGAATTGATTTCCATAGATTCAGCTTGTTTGGGTTCGATAGATTGGGCTGTACTTGTCGTTGACGAGGCTCATAGATTGAAATCGAATCAGTCGAAATTTTTCCGATTACTTGCATCTTACAATATTGCATACAAACTTTTGCTAACCGGTACACCGTTACAGAATAATTTAGAAGAATTGTTTCACTTATTGAACTTCTTATGTCGAGACAAATTCAACGACCTAGCAGCATTCCAAAATGAATTCGCTGATATCTCGAAGGAAgaacaagtaaaaaaattacacgagATGCTTGGACCGCACATGTTGCGACGATTAAAAGCTGACGTCTTGAAG AATATGCCAAGCAAATCGGAATTCATAGTCAGAGTTGAATTATCACCGatgcaaaagaaatattacaaatatattttaacgagaaaCTTCGAAGCTCTTAATCCTAAGGGTGGAGGCCAACAAgtatctttattaaatataatgatgGATCTTAAGAAGTGTTGCAATCATCCCTACTTATTTCCCGCTGCATCGCAAGAAGCACCTACTGGACCTAACGGAAATTACGAGACATCGGCATTAATTAAAGCTGCTGGAAAATTAGTTTTATTGAGCAAGATGTTAAAGAAATTAAGGGACGATGGTCATAGAGTTCTCATATTCTCTCAGATGACTAAGATGTTGGATATACTCGAAGATTATTTAGAGGGAGAAGGATACAAATACGAGAGAATAGATGGTAACATTACAGGTGCACAGAGACAGGAAGCTATCGATAGATTTAATGCTCCTGGTGCACAACAATTTGTGTTTTTACTCTCGACGCGTGCTGGTGGATTAGGTATCAATCTGGCAACAGCAGATACCGTAATCATTTATGATTCCGATTGGAATCCGCATAACGACATTCAAGCGTTCAGTAGAGCACACAGAATTGGTCAAGCCAATAAAGTTATGATTTATAGGTTTGTCACTCGTAACTCGGTTGAAGAAAGAGTGACGCAAGTAGCTAAACGTAAAATGATGCTTACACATTTGGTTGTTCGACCAGGCATGGGTGGTAAAGGTGCTAATTTCAGCAAACAAGAACTCGATGATATTCTTCGATTTG GTAccgaagaattatttaaagaggaagaaggtaaGGAAGATGAAGCAATTCATTACGACGATAAAGCAGTAGCCGAATTGTTGGATAGAAGCAAGGAAGGTATTGAGCAAAAGGAAAATTGGGCGAATGAGTACTTAAGTTCGTTTAAAGTTGCCTCTTACGTTACGAAAGAAGGTGAAACCGAAGAAGAAGCGGACACCGAGATTATTAAGCAAGAAGCTGAAAATACTGATCCAGCGTATTGGATCAAGTTATTGAGGCATCATTATGAGCAACAACAAGAAGATATAGCTAGAACACTTGGAAAGGGTAAAAGAGTTCGGAAACAAGTTAATTATAACGACGGTGGTGTCACGGGTGATCAAGGTGCAAGAGACGATCAACCGTGGCAAGAAAATTTGTCGGATTATAACAGCGACTTTAGTGCACCGAGTGACGACGATAAGGAGGACGATGACTTCGATGAAAAGGGCGACGGAGATTTGTTATCTCGTAGAAGTAGACGAAGATTGGAAAGGCGAGATGAAAAGGATAGACCTCTTCCTCCGTTACTTGCTCGAGTAAATGGTAACATTGAGGTATTGGGTTTTAATGCTAGACAACGAAAAGCATTCCTAAATGCTATTATGCGTTATGGTATGCCTCCGCAAGATGCATTTAATTCTCAGTGGTTGGTACGAGATCTAAGAGGGAAGtcagaaaagaatttcaaagcTTACGTTTCACTTTTTATGCGACACCTTTGCGAGCCAGGTGCCGATAATGCGGAAACATTTGCGGATGGGGTACCAAGAGAAGGTCTTAGCCGACAACATGTTTTAACGAGAATCGGCGTAATGTCTTTGATTAGGAAAAAGGTCCAAGAATTTGAACACATTAATGGATATTATTCCATGCCAGAAATGATTCGTAAACCAGTAGAACCAGTAAAGGTAGATGCTACTGGTGACGCAGCAACAGGCACTAGTAGTACAAGCGCAACACCTGCTACTTCGAACGCACCTAGTCCCAGTCCTGCTGCTACGCCAACGCCCACGTCCGCATCTGGCACGATGACTAGTGAAAATAACAAAGCTAATGCTGACTCATCAGAGACAAAGGATTCCAAGGACgaccaaaaggaaaaagag GGTAATGATTCTAAAGATCCCAAAGAAGATTCTAAAGACAAAGAGGAGGATGACGGCAgtaaggataaagaaaaggataaggaAGACattaagaaggaaataaaaaaagaaattaaaaaggaagaaaaggaaatggagATAGACATATCGGATAAGGATAAGGATAAGAATGATGGAAAGGATGAGAAAGGTTCGACAAAACATGATGTAAAAACGGAGACAGGAGAAAATAAGCAAAAGGAATCCGAGGAGGATGTTGTTATCGTTAAAGACGATGAAGAGGAAACGGAGAAACGAGag gaTAAAGATACGAAGGAGAAGGATACAAAGGACTGTGATTCTGAAATACTTAAACCTAAGCGTAAATTCATGTTCAATATTGCTGACGGTGGTTTCACGGAACTGCATACTTTGTGgttaaatgaagaaaaagctGCTGTACCTGGTCGTGAATATGAAATTTGGCATCGAAGACACGATTACTGGTTATTGGCTGGTATCGTCACTCATGGATACGGTCGTTGGCAAGACATTCAAAATGATATAAG ATTCGCAATAATTAACGAACCATTCAAGATGGACGTCGGAAAGGGTaactttttagaaataaaaaataaatttttggcCAGGCGTTTCAAACTTCTGGAACAGGCATTAGTGATAGAAGAACAATTGAGGAGGGCCGCGTACCTGAACTTAACGCAGGATCCCAATCATCCTGCAATGAGTCTCAATGCCCGATTCGCCGAAGTTGAGTGCCTTGCCGAATCACATCAACACCTTAGCAAAGAAAGCCTTGCTGGCAATAAACCTGCGAATGCAGTACTGCACAAG GTATTAAATCAATTGGAGGAATTATTGTCTGATATGAAATCAGATGTCAGTCGTTTACCAGCAACATTAGCACGTATTCCTCCGGTTGCTCAAAGACTTCAAATGTCCGAGAGGTCGATATTGAGTCGATTAGCCGCAACTGCTCCAGGAGGTAATAGTTCTCAAGCCGGTCAAGCTGCATTATTGGCACAACAATTTCCTGCAGGTTTTTCTGGAGGACAATTGCCGGCCACGTTTGCAGGAGCCGCCAATTTTGGAAACTTTAGACCACAATACTCAGTACCGGGTCAACCACCTCAAGGTTTTACAGGTCAGTGA